The nucleotide window AGCATATCGTGCATGTTCAGTGCGCCAACAGGATGGCGCTCGGCATCGAGAACGATCAGTGCGTTGATCTTTTTGTCCTGCATGATCTGTAGCGCTTCTGCTGCCAGAATGTCACTGGTAACGGTGGTGCACTGGGTCGTCATCACCTCAGTAATCGGGGTGTTTTTCATATCGACGTCATGATCAAGGGTGCGGCGCAGATCTCCGTCGGTAAAAATTCCTTGCAGAATACCGTCCGGGTTGATGACGGTGGTCATTCCCAGGCGTTTACGGGTTACTTCCATCAGGGCTTCATAGAGCATGGTTGAGTCACTGACCTTTGGAATATCATCGCCGCTGTGCATGATGTCCGAGACCTTCAGTAACAGGCGGCGACCCAGGCTGCCACCCGGGTGCGAAAAAGCAAAGTCTTCAGCGCTGAAGCCGCGGGCTTCCAGCAGGGCGATGGCCAGTGCGTCGCCGATCACCAGTGTGGCGGTGGTGCTGGAGGTCGGGGCCAGGCCCAGCGGGCAGGCTTCCTCGCTAATGGTGACATTCAGATTGGCGTCAGCACTGCGGGACAGGGTCGATTGCGGGTTGCCGGTAATGCTGATTAATGGTGCTTTCATCCGTTTGATCAGCGGTAGTATCGCCAGCACTTCATTGGTTTCCCCAGAGTTCGACAGTGCAATAACAACATCTGACCGGGTGATCATGCCCAGGTCACCATGGCTGGCTTCTCCTGGGTGAACAAAGAAGGATGGAGTGCCGGTAGAGGCCAGAGTGGCGGCGATTTTATTGCCGATATGGCCGCTTTTACCCATCCCGGTTACAATGACCCGGCCTTCACATTCCAGTGCCAGTTTGCAGGCTTTTTCAAAGTCAGCATCGAGGTAGGTGAGCAAATCGTTTACCGCATCCCGCTCCATCTCAATGGTGCGTTTGGCGGATGCTAGAAAGTCCAGTTCGTTATTCATAATTCTGTCGTTATCGCTCTGTGTTCATCGTGCTGGTAGATTGCACCTGGTTTGTAGCGCTTAGGGTGAAGCGGACTGCCGCCTGACCCTATGATTAAGAGTTCATATTGTATAGCAGTGCAAGATAGCCTGCATAGGCTGCCAACAGCAATCCGCCCTCAAACCGGGAGATCTTTGGTGGGCGCTGATAGAGTACCAGTGCTGTCAGTAGCAGGGTCAGCCCCAGTGTAGCGCCATAGTCACGCCATAAAACAACAGGTTCCAGTGCAATCGGCGAGAGCAGTCCCGGAACGGCCATCACCGCGGCAATATTAAAGATATTTGAACCGACGACATTTCCCAGGGCGATATCGGTGTGGCCTTTCAGCGCGCTGGCGACAGACGCAGCCAACTCAGGCAGGCTGGTGCCAATGGCAACGATTGTCAGACCAATAACGAGATCGCTGACACCGAGGGATTGGGCGATCTCTGTCGCCCCCCACACGAGAAGGCGGGAGCTGGCGGCCAACAGGATAAGGCCTGCGATCAACCAGAAAATGGCCCGGCCGAGGGGTAGATCAGGGATCTCGTCTTCTTCTTCGTGGATCTCGTCGCCTTCAGAGTTGCGCTGGAACCGGGTGAACAGGTAGAGGCAGCCCGCCAGTGACAGGCAGAGGACGATGGCATCTAACTGACCGAGGTACAGATCGTAGAGCACTCCACCTGCCAGCAGGGTGATGACAAGCAGCAGGGGGA belongs to Amphritea atlantica and includes:
- a CDS encoding KpsF/GutQ family sugar-phosphate isomerase encodes the protein MNNELDFLASAKRTIEMERDAVNDLLTYLDADFEKACKLALECEGRVIVTGMGKSGHIGNKIAATLASTGTPSFFVHPGEASHGDLGMITRSDVVIALSNSGETNEVLAILPLIKRMKAPLISITGNPQSTLSRSADANLNVTISEEACPLGLAPTSSTTATLVIGDALAIALLEARGFSAEDFAFSHPGGSLGRRLLLKVSDIMHSGDDIPKVSDSTMLYEALMEVTRKRLGMTTVINPDGILQGIFTDGDLRRTLDHDVDMKNTPITEVMTTQCTTVTSDILAAEALQIMQDKKINALIVLDAERHPVGALNMHDMLKAGVI
- a CDS encoding calcium/sodium antiporter; the encoded protein is MLYSIIALLIGFIVLVWSADRFVIGAAGTAKNVGMSPMLIGLTVVSFGTSAPEILVSIMAATTGAGDLAVGNALGSNIANIGLVLGITALIAPLPVRSKVLRQEIPLLLVITLLAGGVLYDLYLGQLDAIVLCLSLAGCLYLFTRFQRNSEGDEIHEEEDEIPDLPLGRAIFWLIAGLILLAASSRLLVWGATEIAQSLGVSDLVIGLTIVAIGTSLPELAASVASALKGHTDIALGNVVGSNIFNIAAVMAVPGLLSPIALEPVVLWRDYGATLGLTLLLTALVLYQRPPKISRFEGGLLLAAYAGYLALLYNMNS